One window of Pseudacidobacterium ailaaui genomic DNA carries:
- a CDS encoding amidase gives MTVTLLSAVEQLALLRQKKISPLELVEEHITRIAKLDPVLNAFADFDADRVRKQARAVKQGVLSGLPVTIKASIETAGHRCEIGSVLLRGQVPKQSAVVVDRLCEAGAMVLGTTNCPELLMAYETDNLLYGRTNNPWDTSRTPGGSSGGEAAAIAAGLSAAGLGSDSGGSVREPAHFSGICALKPTPGRIPSAGHLPPCTGPFSSLGAIGPMARTIADVQLLFDVLAGQDPCDPTGAPVARKSVPWEEARELSIGWLEEDGLVPVTAETRQAVRDAATALERRGFRVKPFRPSVLEAARRLWDIFFVQCGAMFYGPLIAGRENELSPVFQDFLAIAGSRPPLSAGSLLQAWSECDGVRRRFLEEMRECPLLLLPVCSIPAFRHGERQWTVEGKPLAYLDAMRFTQWFNLLASPAAVVPVGQSPEGLPIGVQIAGRPYEDERVLAVAAVLDSEFGYRPPPLG, from the coding sequence ATGACAGTGACGTTGCTGTCCGCTGTGGAGCAGCTTGCGCTGCTCCGGCAAAAAAAGATCTCTCCGCTGGAGCTGGTGGAAGAGCACATCACCCGCATCGCAAAGCTGGACCCCGTACTGAACGCGTTTGCCGACTTTGATGCTGACAGGGTGCGGAAGCAGGCGCGTGCGGTAAAGCAGGGCGTCCTCAGTGGACTTCCTGTCACCATTAAGGCCTCCATCGAAACAGCGGGACACCGCTGCGAGATTGGCAGCGTGCTGCTTCGGGGGCAGGTGCCGAAGCAGAGCGCTGTCGTGGTGGACCGTTTGTGCGAGGCGGGAGCCATGGTGCTGGGAACGACCAATTGTCCTGAGCTGCTGATGGCCTATGAGACAGACAATCTGCTGTATGGCAGGACAAACAATCCGTGGGACACCTCCCGCACCCCGGGCGGATCGAGCGGAGGCGAAGCGGCGGCCATTGCTGCGGGGCTTTCGGCCGCGGGGCTGGGCAGTGACAGCGGCGGATCGGTGCGGGAGCCAGCGCATTTTTCCGGAATCTGCGCGCTCAAGCCAACGCCGGGACGCATTCCCTCCGCGGGGCATCTGCCGCCATGCACGGGACCGTTTTCAAGCCTGGGGGCCATCGGACCTATGGCGCGCACCATCGCTGATGTTCAATTGCTGTTTGATGTCCTGGCCGGACAAGACCCATGCGATCCAACGGGCGCGCCGGTGGCGCGAAAATCCGTCCCCTGGGAAGAGGCGCGAGAGCTGTCGATTGGATGGTTGGAAGAGGACGGTCTCGTTCCAGTGACGGCGGAGACGCGGCAGGCCGTGCGGGACGCCGCTACCGCGCTCGAACGGAGGGGCTTTCGCGTGAAACCGTTCCGCCCGTCCGTGCTGGAGGCGGCGCGAAGGCTCTGGGACATCTTTTTTGTACAGTGCGGCGCCATGTTCTATGGGCCGCTGATTGCCGGGCGCGAAAACGAACTCAGCCCGGTCTTCCAGGACTTTCTTGCTATTGCGGGATCGAGGCCGCCCCTGTCGGCTGGTTCCCTGCTTCAGGCATGGTCAGAGTGCGATGGAGTGCGCCGGCGTTTTTTGGAGGAGATGCGCGAATGTCCCCTGCTGCTTTTGCCGGTCTGCTCCATCCCGGCCTTTCGGCATGGAGAGAGACAGTGGACGGTGGAAGGCAAACCGCTGGCCTATCTGGATGCCATGCGGTTTACGCAGTGGTTCAATCTGCTGGCATCCCCGGCCGCGGTGGTCCCGGTGGGGCAGTCTCCGGAGGGCCTGCCCATTGGCGTCCAGATAGCGGGCCGGCCCTATGAGGACGAGCGGGTGCTGGCAGTGGCCGCCGTGCTGGACAGTGAATTTGGCTATCGGCCGCCTCCGCTAGGCTGA
- a CDS encoding asparagine synthase-related protein, protein METRASSKEAPVQQYVERVIDLIEPESNHIYNLSAEEARRLLLEGPPEAVRNIHGSFALIARAGKTVKMARSLDRPMRYFLAKHHDGPILVVAARMDTIYQWLQKEGLDQQFHPSYTRMVPAHYVVEIQLVGCPDPDPVYTRFFTPQQGALPPDVDRIGELYLSALAQEIAQWLDRVPAQEPVGVCFSGGIDSGSVFLTAYHVMRKRGMNLARLKAFVLDLGGGPDLQQARAFLDALDLGLFLEPVEADASSLDVRETIRIVEDYKPLDIESATMAIALFRGIRQRYPEWRYMLDGDGGDENLKDYPIEENPELTIRSVVNNMMLYQEGWGVGKIKHSLTYSGGLSRSYTRSYAPARHFGFHSFSPYTRPDVVAIAEAIPFVQLTDYSVERLYELKGEIVSRGIEKLTGMKMPVFPKRRFQHGALPAEALRQKLPFREAEYRRQFLSLYQ, encoded by the coding sequence ATGGAAACCAGAGCATCCAGCAAAGAGGCGCCAGTGCAGCAGTACGTCGAACGGGTCATTGATCTCATCGAGCCGGAAAGCAATCACATCTACAATCTGTCTGCTGAAGAAGCCAGACGCCTTCTGCTTGAGGGGCCGCCCGAGGCCGTCCGCAATATCCACGGGTCGTTTGCCCTGATTGCCCGGGCGGGCAAGACGGTGAAGATGGCGCGCTCTCTGGACCGCCCGATGCGCTACTTCCTGGCCAAGCACCACGACGGCCCGATCCTGGTGGTGGCGGCGCGCATGGACACGATCTACCAGTGGCTGCAAAAAGAGGGACTCGACCAGCAATTTCATCCCAGCTACACGCGTATGGTCCCGGCACATTATGTCGTGGAGATCCAGCTTGTCGGCTGCCCGGACCCAGACCCGGTGTATACCCGCTTCTTTACCCCACAGCAGGGGGCCCTGCCGCCAGATGTAGACCGGATTGGAGAGTTGTATCTCTCTGCGCTGGCCCAGGAGATCGCGCAGTGGCTGGACCGTGTGCCGGCACAGGAGCCGGTGGGTGTATGCTTTTCCGGCGGCATTGACAGCGGCAGCGTCTTTCTCACGGCATACCATGTGATGCGGAAGCGCGGCATGAACCTGGCCCGTCTGAAGGCCTTCGTGCTGGACCTGGGAGGCGGGCCGGACCTGCAGCAGGCGCGCGCCTTCTTGGACGCCCTTGATCTGGGGCTGTTTCTGGAGCCGGTGGAGGCCGACGCTTCGTCGCTCGATGTGCGGGAGACGATCCGGATTGTAGAGGACTATAAGCCGCTGGACATCGAATCAGCCACGATGGCAATCGCACTTTTTCGCGGCATCCGCCAGAGGTATCCGGAGTGGCGCTACATGCTGGACGGCGATGGCGGGGACGAAAACCTGAAGGACTATCCCATTGAAGAAAACCCGGAGCTGACCATTCGCAGCGTTGTGAACAACATGATGCTGTACCAGGAGGGGTGGGGCGTCGGGAAAATCAAGCATTCGCTCACGTACAGCGGAGGGCTGAGCCGTTCCTATACCAGAAGCTACGCTCCGGCACGGCATTTCGGCTTCCACAGCTTCAGCCCCTATACGCGGCCCGATGTGGTGGCCATTGCCGAGGCCATTCCGTTTGTCCAGTTGACGGACTACAGCGTGGAGCGTCTCTACGAGCTGAAAGGCGAAATTGTTTCCCGCGGCATCGAGAAGCTCACCGGAATGAAGATGCCGGTGTTTCCGAAGCGGCGTTTCCAGCACGGAGCTTTGCCAGCCGAAGCCTTGCGCCAGAAGCTGCCCTTCCGCGAGGCAGAATACCGGCGGCAGTTTCTCTCGCTCTATCAGTAA
- a CDS encoding DegT/DnrJ/EryC1/StrS family aminotransferase — MKVPLSQPDLQDPDIEAVLSVLRSTRLSIGPRQEEFETLFSEYIGLPYAVAVSSGTAGLHLALLALGIGAGDEVILPSFTFIAAANAVCFVGAKPVFVDIEAATLNLDPARVEAAITPRTRAILVVHTFGRPAPMDALLALARKHRLRVIEDACEALGAEYQGKKAGSFADASVFAFYPNKQITTGEGGMVLTPHPEVARECRALRNQGRYDSREWLEHGRVGYNYRLSEMACALGCSQMRRLESMLAAREAVAGRYHQRLRRDPRLILPPLDFPGGRMSWFVYVVRLADTFGPSDRDTVYRLLHAAGIGCARYFAPVHLQPAYRSILPAQPLPTTEHVGQRTLALPFYNRLSEADMDLVCLHLQAALDQIVPRQQ, encoded by the coding sequence ATGAAGGTCCCTCTCTCGCAGCCAGACCTCCAGGACCCAGACATCGAAGCCGTGCTCTCTGTGCTGCGCAGTACCCGCCTGAGCATCGGCCCCAGGCAGGAGGAATTTGAAACACTCTTTTCCGAATACATCGGACTGCCCTATGCTGTGGCCGTCAGCTCCGGCACAGCCGGACTCCATCTGGCCCTTCTCGCCCTCGGCATCGGTGCAGGCGATGAAGTCATCCTGCCCTCATTCACATTTATTGCCGCTGCTAACGCCGTCTGCTTTGTAGGAGCGAAGCCTGTCTTTGTAGACATTGAAGCCGCGACCCTGAATCTTGATCCGGCCCGTGTTGAAGCGGCCATCACACCCCGCACCCGCGCCATCCTCGTGGTCCACACCTTTGGCCGCCCGGCACCGATGGACGCCCTGCTCGCCCTCGCCCGCAAACACCGCCTGAGGGTCATCGAAGACGCCTGCGAGGCCCTGGGTGCAGAGTATCAGGGGAAAAAGGCCGGCTCGTTTGCTGATGCCTCCGTCTTCGCCTTCTACCCCAACAAGCAGATCACCACCGGCGAAGGCGGCATGGTCCTCACACCGCACCCTGAGGTGGCCCGGGAGTGCCGCGCCCTTCGCAACCAGGGCCGATACGATTCCCGCGAGTGGCTTGAGCATGGGCGCGTGGGCTATAACTACCGCCTGTCCGAAATGGCCTGTGCTCTGGGTTGCAGCCAGATGCGGCGCCTGGAAAGCATGCTCGCTGCACGTGAAGCAGTGGCCGGGCGATATCACCAGCGCCTGCGTCGTGATCCCCGCCTCATTCTGCCGCCGCTGGACTTCCCTGGCGGACGTATGAGCTGGTTTGTCTATGTGGTCCGGCTCGCCGACACCTTCGGCCCCTCAGACCGAGACACGGTCTATCGTCTTCTTCATGCCGCAGGCATCGGCTGTGCCCGATACTTCGCCCCAGTACATCTGCAGCCTGCCTATCGCAGCATCCTTCCGGCCCAACCCCTGCCCACGACCGAACATGTGGGCCAGCGCACACTCGCGCTGCCCTTTTACAACCGCCTCTCAGAGGCGGACATGGACCTGGTCTGCCTGCACCTTCAGGCAGCGCTGGACCAAATCGTCCCGAGGCAACAGTGA
- a CDS encoding polysaccharide biosynthesis protein, giving the protein MTEIPFYWEEFLRRPPITVCPVTVRKALAGKRILITGAGGCIGSSLAQACRHLNPAALVLLDSSEKSIYDLDSHLGDGHHSLVGDVCNEALLEEVFSAFRPQVVFHAAACKHVPLMEKNAFTAAYTNVLGTQSVLRATARYGAEQLILLSTDKAAGPCSVMGATKRVAELLVLANHSRTQAKAVRLGNVLGSSGSVVPLFEKQIASGGPVTITHPQAARYFMTLSEAVSLLQAAAALSVHSTVLVPPLNGPHRIEELARFLMEKHHRPVEILYTQLRPGEKLQESLLSEDESLETEPEGTLRRVLFRSMPETELQLRMDALEQALRTRDLGLLLQSLTALVPEYRPSADLLQKVPTS; this is encoded by the coding sequence ATGACTGAGATTCCATTCTACTGGGAAGAGTTCCTCCGCCGGCCCCCCATCACCGTCTGTCCGGTGACGGTCCGCAAGGCCCTGGCGGGAAAGCGCATTCTCATCACCGGAGCGGGGGGCTGCATCGGCTCTTCCCTGGCCCAGGCCTGCAGGCATCTCAATCCGGCCGCCCTTGTCTTGCTCGACTCCTCAGAAAAAAGCATCTACGATCTCGATTCGCACCTGGGAGACGGCCATCACAGCCTGGTCGGTGATGTCTGCAATGAGGCCCTGCTGGAAGAGGTCTTTTCCGCATTCCGCCCTCAGGTCGTCTTCCATGCCGCTGCCTGCAAACACGTTCCTCTGATGGAAAAGAACGCCTTCACTGCGGCGTATACGAATGTTCTGGGCACGCAATCGGTCCTCCGCGCCACTGCGCGCTATGGGGCAGAGCAGCTCATTCTGCTCTCGACGGACAAGGCCGCCGGCCCTTGCAGCGTCATGGGTGCAACCAAACGGGTGGCCGAGCTTCTCGTACTCGCAAACCACTCCCGCACACAGGCCAAGGCCGTCCGCCTGGGGAATGTTCTTGGATCTTCCGGCAGTGTCGTGCCGCTTTTTGAAAAACAGATCGCCAGCGGTGGCCCCGTTACCATTACACATCCACAGGCAGCACGCTACTTCATGACCCTTTCCGAAGCCGTCTCCCTGCTTCAGGCCGCGGCGGCCCTGTCCGTGCACTCCACGGTCCTGGTTCCTCCACTCAATGGCCCGCACCGCATTGAAGAGCTGGCCCGCTTCCTGATGGAAAAACATCACCGCCCGGTCGAGATCCTCTACACCCAGCTCCGTCCCGGTGAAAAGCTTCAGGAGTCCCTGCTCTCGGAAGACGAATCGCTTGAGACAGAGCCAGAGGGTACCCTCCGGCGTGTTCTCTTCCGCTCGATGCCTGAAACCGAGCTTCAGCTCCGGATGGATGCTCTGGAGCAGGCCCTCCGCACGCGGGACCTGGGTCTGCTCCTTCAGTCCCTTACCGCCCTGGTTCCCGAATACCGCCCCAGCGCAGACCTGTTGCAAAAGGTCCCCACATCATGA
- a CDS encoding radical SAM protein: MTERPGYPERPAERDRWVVSLRPERPHLDPERPYASLVEEECSASGAVVPVATIFLTNRECPWRCVMCDLWRNTLAETLPVGSIPRQMDFALSQLPPAKQIKLYNSGSFFDPRAIPPQDHPAIAERARQFERTIVECHPALVGEASVRFQQMLGRPLEVAMGLETAHPEVLERLNKRMTLGQFSAAAEFLHTHGIALRVFVLVQPPFLRPEEALLWAGRSVEFAFDCGATAVTLIPTRAGNGAMEKLAVMGEFTPPSLAVLEQASLQALAMRRGRVFVDLWDIEKRADLCVHCLDRRIERLHRQNLTQQAAPSVFCDNCGGTS; this comes from the coding sequence ATGACCGAAAGGCCAGGGTATCCGGAGCGGCCTGCGGAGCGGGACCGCTGGGTGGTTTCGCTGCGTCCCGAACGGCCGCATCTTGACCCAGAGAGGCCCTATGCATCTCTGGTGGAAGAGGAGTGTTCCGCCTCTGGCGCCGTTGTACCGGTCGCGACCATCTTCCTGACCAACCGTGAATGTCCCTGGCGTTGCGTGATGTGCGACCTGTGGCGAAACACTCTAGCGGAGACGCTCCCGGTCGGATCCATTCCCCGGCAGATGGATTTTGCCCTTTCGCAGTTGCCGCCCGCCAAGCAGATCAAGCTATACAACAGCGGAAGCTTTTTTGATCCCCGCGCCATTCCTCCGCAGGACCATCCGGCGATTGCCGAACGCGCGCGCCAGTTTGAGAGGACGATCGTCGAGTGTCATCCGGCGCTGGTGGGCGAGGCGAGTGTGCGCTTCCAGCAGATGCTGGGCAGGCCGCTGGAAGTGGCGATGGGGCTGGAGACGGCCCATCCCGAGGTGCTGGAACGGCTGAACAAGCGTATGACTCTGGGCCAGTTCTCTGCGGCTGCGGAATTTCTGCATACGCATGGGATCGCCCTTCGGGTCTTTGTTCTGGTACAGCCGCCCTTTCTGCGGCCGGAAGAGGCCCTCCTATGGGCTGGACGCTCGGTGGAGTTCGCCTTTGACTGCGGCGCCACGGCAGTCACGCTGATTCCCACACGTGCGGGCAACGGCGCGATGGAAAAACTGGCGGTGATGGGGGAATTTACACCGCCATCTCTTGCGGTGCTGGAGCAGGCCTCTCTCCAGGCACTTGCGATGCGACGGGGGCGTGTCTTCGTGGACCTGTGGGACATCGAGAAGCGGGCCGACTTGTGTGTGCATTGTCTGGATCGCCGCATCGAACGGTTGCACCGGCAGAACCTGACCCAGCAGGCGGCGCCCTCTGTTTTCTGCGACAACTGCGGAGGAACGAGTTGA
- a CDS encoding FG-GAP-like repeat-containing protein, with protein MILLTLLACCAQGAGRAQTQASSQNTLAAAKINNAGVALMNQQLLEKALDKFTEAHKLDPASPVPIINQGIALLYLRKLPEAEAAFLKAASLDPDNVHIWYSLGLTHMTGDNPAQAVKDFQHAIQLDPDDADSHYYLGSVYLNLRDYPSAIQQFESALKLNPLHASAQFGLASALQRSGRVAEARQHLKRFQTITQTKIGTPFTVTYGEQGHYATALDMLAPERAAAPMIPVRFVAQQEAPSAAPAPPNGPVGGSCVLDLFGKGEKDIVAMADGDHALHIYRPSPSGPLTEFPAEQAGLALSGHGIACAVGDYDNDKLPDLAVALSDRVVLFHNLGHGKFSDVTSSVGISQLNHPAGLTFVDFDHDGDLDLFITGTALSEGKGPNVLWRNNGNSTFTEWTGPTGLAGTQDTTSAMLSDINNDRAVDLLVTGTAPAPVLYENQREGAFRAVPLYPDPLPATRGLYVFDFNKDGWMDVALTHSGTPGVSLWKNVKGKQFERVPLPADGISAAWGITALDIDNDGWLDLAAIVQTSGGPALRVWRNRGPQGFEDVTAAVGADKIRLSNPRSLIAADVDGDGAADLIVTQWNAPPLVLHNDGGNRNHSLRIVLAGLNDNKSAIGTKVEVFANGQVQKFEVAGGSGYLGQGPLEVLAGLGQATEADVVRLLWPTGVPQDELDVAANKPQVLEELDRRGSSCPVLFAWNGSGYEFVTDVIGAAVIGHWTSPTSTNHPDPDEWVKVDGSQLRPRNGFLSLRFGEPMEEINYIDQLRLVAIDHPANTEVYPDERFLNDPPFASGRPVLASPQTHQLAGAWDDQGRDVLSLLSRADHQYVRDFTNLQYAGYANLHTLTLDLGDWSVRNPLRLFMRGYIEYFSASSMYAAWQAGLQPVSPYVEAQMPDGSWKRIVNDMGFPAGLPRTIVVDLTHRLPEGVHRIRIRTNLQIYWDQVLVDNGPEGPAQVRKTELPLASAHLAFRGYPQQIEGATPGDLTYRYDHISATGPFQWQRGSYTRYGDVTPLLRHIDDKYVVFGSGEDIDAEFSTAPLPPLPPGWKRDYFFYANGFVKDMDFYEAMPFTVAALPFHGMGRYPYPSSEHYPEDNGSMRYQLDWNNRFESGDRRQLYQFHYGPVQSEPMLPASSQPSGGGR; from the coding sequence TTGATTTTATTGACCCTGCTGGCATGTTGTGCACAAGGGGCAGGACGCGCCCAGACCCAGGCGTCCAGCCAGAACACCCTGGCTGCGGCAAAAATCAATAATGCTGGTGTTGCCCTCATGAACCAGCAGCTTCTGGAAAAAGCTCTGGACAAATTCACAGAGGCCCATAAGCTGGACCCCGCCTCTCCCGTACCCATCATCAACCAGGGGATCGCCCTGCTCTATCTGCGCAAGCTCCCGGAGGCCGAAGCGGCCTTCCTCAAGGCCGCCTCTCTGGACCCCGACAACGTCCACATCTGGTACAGTCTCGGGCTGACGCATATGACCGGCGACAACCCGGCACAGGCCGTCAAGGACTTCCAGCACGCCATCCAGCTTGACCCTGACGATGCCGATAGCCACTACTATCTTGGCTCGGTCTATCTGAACTTAAGAGACTATCCCAGCGCCATTCAACAGTTTGAGTCTGCTCTGAAACTGAACCCGCTTCACGCTTCCGCCCAGTTTGGACTTGCCAGCGCCCTGCAGCGCTCCGGCCGTGTTGCCGAAGCGCGGCAGCACCTGAAGCGGTTCCAGACCATCACGCAGACGAAGATCGGCACACCCTTTACCGTCACCTACGGAGAACAGGGCCACTATGCCACCGCCCTGGACATGCTCGCCCCGGAGCGGGCGGCGGCCCCGATGATTCCCGTCCGCTTTGTGGCCCAGCAGGAAGCACCTTCGGCTGCTCCTGCTCCGCCCAACGGCCCTGTGGGCGGCTCCTGCGTGCTTGACCTCTTCGGCAAGGGAGAAAAAGACATCGTCGCAATGGCCGACGGAGACCACGCCCTGCACATCTACCGCCCCTCGCCCAGCGGTCCGCTGACGGAATTTCCCGCAGAACAGGCCGGCCTTGCGCTTTCCGGACACGGCATTGCCTGCGCCGTCGGAGATTACGACAACGACAAGCTGCCAGACCTGGCCGTGGCCCTGAGCGATCGCGTGGTCCTGTTCCACAATCTGGGCCATGGAAAATTCTCTGACGTTACTTCTTCTGTAGGCATCTCCCAGCTCAATCACCCCGCCGGCCTCACTTTTGTGGATTTCGACCATGACGGTGACCTCGATCTCTTCATCACCGGAACTGCGCTCTCTGAGGGAAAGGGCCCGAATGTGCTCTGGCGCAATAACGGCAACTCCACTTTTACGGAGTGGACCGGCCCCACGGGCCTGGCAGGGACACAAGATACGACGTCCGCCATGCTTTCGGACATCAATAATGACCGCGCCGTAGACCTTCTCGTCACCGGAACAGCTCCCGCCCCGGTCCTCTATGAGAACCAGCGCGAAGGTGCTTTCCGGGCCGTCCCGTTATATCCCGACCCGCTCCCGGCCACGCGCGGTCTGTATGTCTTCGACTTCAACAAAGATGGATGGATGGACGTCGCGCTCACACACTCCGGAACACCCGGCGTAAGCCTCTGGAAAAACGTGAAGGGCAAGCAGTTTGAGCGCGTCCCCCTGCCCGCCGATGGCATCTCCGCGGCCTGGGGAATTACGGCACTGGACATCGACAACGATGGCTGGCTTGATCTGGCCGCCATCGTCCAGACCTCCGGGGGCCCGGCCCTGCGCGTCTGGCGGAACCGCGGTCCCCAGGGCTTTGAGGACGTGACCGCTGCTGTGGGTGCGGACAAAATCAGGCTTTCCAACCCCCGCTCTCTGATTGCTGCCGACGTGGACGGCGACGGTGCCGCCGACCTCATCGTGACGCAGTGGAACGCCCCGCCACTGGTGCTGCACAATGATGGCGGTAACCGCAATCATTCTCTGCGCATCGTGCTTGCCGGCCTGAATGACAACAAGTCCGCCATCGGGACCAAAGTCGAGGTCTTTGCCAACGGACAGGTGCAGAAATTTGAAGTTGCCGGGGGCAGCGGCTATCTGGGCCAGGGACCGCTGGAGGTCCTTGCCGGACTTGGGCAGGCAACCGAAGCCGATGTCGTGCGCCTGCTCTGGCCCACTGGAGTTCCGCAGGACGAGCTGGATGTGGCCGCAAACAAACCGCAGGTCCTCGAAGAACTGGACCGCCGCGGCAGCTCCTGCCCGGTGCTCTTTGCCTGGAACGGCAGCGGATATGAATTTGTCACCGACGTCATCGGTGCTGCTGTCATCGGACACTGGACCTCCCCGACCTCGACGAACCACCCGGACCCCGATGAGTGGGTCAAAGTCGATGGCTCCCAGCTCAGGCCCCGCAACGGCTTCCTCAGCCTCCGCTTTGGCGAGCCGATGGAGGAGATCAACTACATTGACCAGCTGCGCCTCGTCGCCATCGACCACCCGGCGAATACGGAAGTCTATCCCGATGAGCGCTTTCTCAATGATCCTCCCTTTGCCTCCGGAAGGCCCGTCCTTGCCAGCCCGCAGACACATCAGCTGGCCGGAGCATGGGACGATCAGGGACGCGACGTCCTCTCTCTCTTGAGTCGCGCCGATCATCAGTACGTGCGGGACTTCACCAATCTTCAGTACGCCGGATACGCCAACCTGCATACCCTCACCCTGGACCTGGGCGACTGGTCTGTGCGCAACCCTCTGCGACTTTTCATGCGCGGCTATATTGAGTACTTCAGCGCCAGCTCCATGTATGCCGCCTGGCAGGCGGGACTTCAGCCTGTTTCCCCCTATGTGGAAGCGCAGATGCCGGATGGAAGCTGGAAGCGCATTGTGAATGACATGGGCTTTCCCGCCGGTCTTCCGCGCACCATCGTCGTAGACCTCACGCATCGACTGCCTGAAGGCGTGCATCGCATCCGCATCCGGACCAATCTCCAGATTTACTGGGACCAGGTACTGGTGGACAACGGACCGGAAGGCCCTGCTCAGGTGCGCAAGACCGAGCTGCCACTGGCTTCGGCCCATCTCGCCTTCCGTGGATATCCGCAGCAGATCGAAGGCGCCACGCCCGGAGATCTGACCTACCGCTATGACCACATCAGCGCCACCGGGCCTTTCCAGTGGCAGCGGGGCAGTTATACCCGCTATGGGGACGTGACACCGCTGCTCCGGCACATCGATGACAAATATGTCGTCTTTGGCAGCGGCGAAGACATCGATGCGGAATTCAGCACCGCACCCCTGCCCCCGCTTCCACCTGGATGGAAGCGTGACTACTTCTTCTATGCCAATGGATTCGTGAAGGACATGGACTTCTATGAAGCCATGCCTTTCACCGTTGCCGCACTGCCTTTCCATGGTATGGGCCGCTACCCGTATCCCTCCAGCGAGCATTATCCGGAAGACAACGGGTCCATGCGCTATCAGCTTGACTGGAACAACCGCTTTGAATCCGGTGACCGCAGGCAGCTTTACCAGTTCCATTACGGACCCGTGCAGTCAGAACCTATGCTGCCGGCGTCCTCTCAGCCTAGCGGAGGCGGCCGATAG
- the neuC gene encoding UDP-N-acetylglucosamine 2-epimerase: MKRIAVITTSRADYSHLYWPLKDLQAHPGVDLKLIVLAAHLSPEFGCTVSEIEADGFPIAARLECLLSSDTDIGMAKSIGVGILSLADVLGQMRPDLLLLIADRYEMLAPASVALALRIPIAHIEGGEVSEGAIDDAVRNALTKMAHIHFTSTELARQRVIRMGEEPWRVHRAGAPSLDHLRRSRLPSREELEQALNLDLSVPTVLVAYHPVTLLRDTTSETSALFEALAALPDQVLFCYPNADAGSRHLIERTRSFLHQRGHGRLFINLPAVTYWGLLRCVHLMIGNSSSGIMESGSFALPTINVGMRQQGREHGPNVLDAAPDAGSILEKVRQAQSSDFLRAIQTMTNPYGDGHAAERIVQVLTTLPGPETLLFKRGHILETA; encoded by the coding sequence ATGAAACGAATCGCAGTCATCACAACTTCCCGCGCTGATTACAGCCATCTGTACTGGCCGCTCAAAGACCTCCAGGCCCATCCCGGCGTGGACCTGAAACTGATCGTGCTCGCCGCGCACCTCTCTCCCGAATTTGGCTGCACCGTCAGCGAAATTGAGGCCGATGGCTTTCCTATCGCGGCCCGGCTCGAATGCCTGCTCAGCTCAGACACCGACATCGGCATGGCCAAGAGCATCGGCGTCGGCATCCTTTCCCTGGCCGACGTGCTGGGACAGATGCGCCCCGATCTGCTTCTGCTGATTGCCGACCGCTACGAGATGCTTGCGCCTGCCTCCGTCGCGCTCGCCCTTCGCATTCCCATCGCGCACATCGAAGGTGGAGAGGTCAGCGAAGGGGCCATTGATGACGCCGTCCGCAACGCCCTCACCAAAATGGCGCACATCCATTTCACCTCGACCGAACTCGCCCGCCAGCGTGTCATCCGTATGGGCGAGGAGCCGTGGCGCGTTCATCGTGCCGGAGCGCCTTCACTTGACCATCTCCGCCGCAGCCGCCTGCCTTCCCGTGAGGAACTGGAACAGGCCCTCAACCTCGACCTCTCCGTACCCACAGTGCTCGTCGCCTATCATCCGGTGACCCTGCTGCGCGACACCACCAGTGAGACCAGTGCCTTGTTTGAAGCGCTGGCTGCTCTGCCCGACCAGGTCCTCTTCTGCTACCCCAATGCCGATGCGGGGAGCCGCCATCTCATCGAACGCACCAGGAGCTTTCTTCACCAGCGCGGACATGGCCGTCTCTTCATCAATCTTCCCGCGGTCACCTACTGGGGCCTTCTGCGTTGCGTCCACCTCATGATTGGCAATTCGAGCAGCGGCATCATGGAATCCGGATCGTTTGCTCTGCCCACCATCAATGTGGGAATGCGACAGCAGGGCCGCGAGCACGGTCCCAACGTTCTTGATGCCGCTCCGGACGCAGGGTCCATTCTTGAAAAGGTCCGGCAGGCGCAGTCTTCCGATTTTCTCCGGGCCATTCAGACAATGACCAATCCTTATGGAGACGGCCATGCCGCCGAACGCATCGTCCAGGTGCTGACCACCCTCCCGGGGCCAGAAACACTTCTGTTCAAACGCGGTCACATCTTGGAGACGGCATGA